The DNA region GCATAAATAGCCTCCATCTCCTTCCGAAGACGTTCCCCGTCCGGGGTCAGGCTATAGCGATAGCTTTTGCCGTTAAGCGCTTCAAATTGCAGCAAATGTCGAGAGGCCAATTCGTGAAGATGTTGATTGACCAAAGCGCCGCTAATGCCCAAACGACGGGCAATATCACGCTGAGAAATTTCGGAATCTTGCGAGAGCGCATCAAGAATCCCAAGAACGCGTGCATCTTTGCTGGGAGCGTAGTACCGTGTTCGTAGGGCGTGCATGTTTACATGCTGTTCATTCGATGCGCACCAGGAATCTTCTTGATTATACCCACCCACAGCGTAATTCCCTGGAATAACAGACTGAGTGGCTATTTCTTGAGTATCATCAGGCATACCTTCTCCTTCGGG from Desulfovibrio inopinatus DSM 10711 includes:
- a CDS encoding winged helix-turn-helix transcriptional regulator → MPDDTQEIATQSVIPGNYAVGGYNQEDSWCASNEQHVNMHALRTRYYAPSKDARVLGILDALSQDSEISQRDIARRLGISGALVNQHLHELASRHLLQFEALNGKSYRYSLTPDGERLRKEMEAIYATEAVHIYTALKSRIRKRLEYLVKKSLFRVVFFGASETCEVALSASANLPLKVIALVDSDPHKQGTLFHGYVLSPPQILETVACDAVLITSFGRQQEISEQLAPLCRATGVEMVSL